The genomic DNA GCCCACGCGAACACCGGGTTGCTGACCCTCGATGATCTGGTGTCGCTGGTGCTGGACTGGAACCGCCCGGTGAAGCTGTTCATCGAGACCAAGCACCCGGTGCGCTACGGCGCTCTGGTCGAGAGCAAGGTCCTGGCCCTGCTGCACCGCTACGGCATCGCCGCACCGGCCTCGGCCGACCGGTCCCGAGCAGTGGTGATGTCGTTCTCGGCCGCCGCGGTGTGGCGGATCCGCCGGGCGGCGCCGCTGCTACCGACGGTGCTGCTCGGGGAGACGTCGCGCTACCTCGGCGGCAGCGCGGCGACGACGGTGGGCGCCACGGCGGTAGGGCCGTCGATCACCACACTGCGTGAGCACCCGGAGCTGGTGGACCGGGCGGCCGCCCAGGGCCGCGCGCTGTACTGCTGGACCGTCGACCACTACGAGGACGTGGGGTTCTGCCGCGATGTCGGGGTGGCGTGGATCGCGACGAACCACCCCGGCCGCACCAAGACCTGGCTCCAGGACGGGCTGACCGGGGCGGGTCGGGACAACTGACCCGACAGCTCAGAGCGCTCCGCCCGCGGCGGCCGGCGCGGTGGCATCGGCGCCGTCTGCTGCGGGCATCTCCCGGGCCACGAAGTCCTCGAGGTGGAACAGGTTGTCGCCGGCCCGCTCGGCGATACGCAGCAGTGTGGTCATCGACGCCACTTCTTCCACCTGCTCCTTGAGGAACCACTGCATGAACTGTTCGCCCAGGTAGTCGCCCTCGTCGCGGGCGGCGGCCGCGAGGTTGGTGATCTGCTCGGTGACGGTGCGCTCCTGCGCCAGGGCCATCTCGATGGCGGCGCGCGGCGTGGCGAAATCGTTGCGCACCGCGTCGATGCCGGGGATCTCGGCGTGGATGTCGCGATCGACCAGGTAGCGCACCAGCATCATGGCGTGGTTGCGCTCCTCGACGGCCTGGCGGTAGAAGTGCTTGGCCAACTGCGGCAGGTCGGCGTCGTCGAAGTAGACCGCCACCGCAATGTATTGCTGCGAGGCGGTGAACTCGTTGCGGATCTGATCGGTGAGCAGCCCGAGGAATTTGGTGTGCTGCGCGTCAGGTGAAGTCATGACGTTGACGATAGTGCAGGTCAGAGCAATTTTCATCCAAGGTCAGCCTTACCGCGGGCAGCCTTTCCTAAGTTGCGCCGCCCTCGCCGTGTGATCTGGTTCACCACTGGGTGGCCTTTGCTCGGCGGCGCGTGTCAGGGCTGGGTGTCCAACGCGGACTGTGGTATCGCCCCATCCGAGGCCAGCGCCGCGAAGAGCTCCGGGGCGGCCGTCTGATCCCAGATCACCACGTCGCCGGAACCGTTGGACGTGTACTCGCCAATGGGAACGGTCAGCGTGGTGGTGTCGCCGCGCAGCGCCCAGCCCAGCCGCGCCAGGTTCCACAGGTGATCGTTGTCGTCGACCGTCAGTGCTCCGACGGCGGCGGCCGGTACGGAATACCAGCGCCACGGGTTCAGCCACACCGCCGGCGCGGCCGCCCGCGCCAGCAGTGCCGACATGAACTGGCGCTGGTTGGTCATCCGGTCCAGGTCGGCGCGGGCGGTGGCGCGACTGCGGACATAGCCCAGCGCCTGAGCGCCGTCGACCGCCTGGCAGCCGGCGGGCAGGTTGATACCCGCGAGGGGGTCGTCGACGGGCTCGGGCGGGCAGACCGTCACCTCGCCGAGCGCGTCCACGATGTCGGCGAAACCGTCGAAGCCCACCTCGGCGTAGTGATCGAGGTGCAGCCCGGTGGCCAGCTCCACGGTCTGCGCCAGCAGCTGCGGCCCGCCGACGGCGAACGCCGCGTTGATCTTGTCGCTGCCGTAGCCCGGGATCTCGACGTAGGAGTCGCGCGGCAGCGACACCATCGTGGTGGGCGCCGACGAACCCAGGCCCGGAATGTGCACCACCATGATGGTGTCTGTGCGGCCGTTGCCGACGTCGCCACCGGTGGCCAGGGTGGCCTGCTGCTCGGGGGACAGGTTGGCCCGGCTGTCCGAGCCCACCAGCAGCCAGTTGGTGCCGCGCCCGGCGTCGGGCCGGCCGGGGTAGTCCGCCAGCGCCGGGATGCGGTGCAGCGATGTCTCGACCCAGAAGCCCACCCCGGCGATCGCGAGGACGGCCACCAGCACCAGCGTCAGCAGCAGGCGCACGATCGGGATGCGCCGGCGTCGCTTGGCGGTGGGCGGGCGCTGCGGTGGCGGCGGCGCGACCGGGCGCTGCGGTGGCGGCCGGCGGGGCGGAGGCGGCGGTGGTGGCGGCCGGCGCTGCTGCGGGGGTGGCGGTGGTGGTGGCGGGCGATGGGCGGGCTCGCGCCGGATCACCTGCGAGGGCTCCCGGATCGGCGGCAGCTGCTGGGGGTGTGGCCGGCGCGGCGGAACCGGAGGAGGCGGTCGCCGCTCGTCGTTCACCTCAGAGAGCTTATGTCGCGCTCGGGCGCCAGCCAGCCCAGATGCTGGGCCAGCAGCGCGTAGCCGACGAACGCCACCACGTCGATCACCCCGTGCGCGATGATCAGCGGCCACAACCGGCCCCAACGCCGGTAGGCGTAGCCGAACACCAGACCCATCACGACGTTGCCGACACCGGCGCCGAAGCCCTGGTACAGGTGATAGGCCCCGCGCAGCAGGCTCGAGGCCACCACCGCCTTGACCGGGTTGACGCCCAGCTGGTCGAGGCGGTTGAGCAGGTAACCGACCACGATGACCTCTTCGGCCCACCCGTTGGCGAAGGCAGCTGCGATCAGCATCGGGACCCGCCACCAGGTGTCGGACAGTTGCGTCGGCACCACCTCGGCGCTCACGCCGAGGGCGCGCGCCGCCACGTACAGACCCAGGCCCGGGATGCCGATCAGCGCGGCCAGCCCCAGCCCGCCCAGGAGATCAGGACGCAGCCGGAAGCGGCCGATCCCGATGCGCGCCGGGGTGAACCCGCTGCGCCACAGCAGGTAGACCGCCAGCGCGCCCCAGGCCACGAGTTGTGCGACGGCAGCCAGGTTCAGCGCCATGTCGATCAGGTCGAAGTACGACCGGCGGGGGTTGAGGGCCACGGACTGATCGGCCAGTCCGCGCAGCACGAAGTCGGTCAGCCGCAGGGTCGCGGTGATGGCGCTGAGGCCGAAGGTGACCGCCAGGACGACGGCGATCTCGATCTTCATGGCCCGGCGTTCGGGCGCGGGCAGTGGGCCGGGTTCGCTCACCCCGACACGGTAGCCGCGGTCAACTCAGGATTGCCGGGCACGCAGACCGTTGACGAACGGGCAGCCCATCAGCACCCGGATGGCCTGGCTCAGCGCGGTCACGTCGTCGACGGGCTTGGCGAACGGCAGCCGGACGTCGTGGTCGCCGTCGTCGCCCTCGACGCGCAGCCGGACACCGTAGCGGTCCAGGCCCAGGGGACGGACGCGGCCGCGGCGCATCGGTCCGGGCAGCCGGCCCGCCAGCCGGGCCACCACGTCGCGGTGGTCGCTGTCGATGTGGCGCAGCCAGCAGGTCTCCATGCTGCAGAAGGGGTCCGGCTCGGCCGCCAGCAGGCTGCTCACCCCGACGGCCTCGGCGCCGGTGGAGTCGGCCACCACCACCGATTCGACCTCCAGCCGCAGCAGCGTGAAGTCGGTGCCGACCTGCAGCAGTACCGGAGCGGGGTGCTCGGCGGCGATCAGGTCCAGCGTCGCGCGGACGGTGCTCGGCGGCACGGGGACCAGCCGGCCCCGGATCCAGACCAGGGAGCGGACGGGTTCGCGCAGCGGCAGGGGTGCGTAGTCGGTGAGCTCCAGCACGGCCTGCACCCCGCCGGTACCCGCGCTGCAGACCCGGGCGGCGGCGACGCTGCCGGTGGGGACCAGGGTGGCGAACGACCCGTCGGCCATCAGATGGTGCACGGGCGTGGATTCCGGGTCGACGCCTTCGAGGGCCAGCAGCGCACTCCCGGCCCGCACGCACGCACTGCGGACGCGTTCGGCGGTGGTGGGTCCGGAACTGGTCACTGCGGTCATCGGGCGCCTTTCGGAGCGTGTCTTCAACTGAGGTAAGCCTAACTTAACTAGCATTTGGCGATCGTGGCAAGCCCCACCGGATAGGCTCGGGGAGTGGTCGGAGTCGCATACCTGGGTCCACGTGGGACGTTCTCGCAGGCGGCGCTGAACCAGATGGCCTCTGCCGGCCTGATTCCCGGTGCCGACCTGAACTCTGAGAACGGCGGCGTCGAACCCCGATCGGTGGACAGCACACCCGCCGCGCTCGATGCGGTACGCACCGGCGCAGCGGAGTACGCGTGCGTGCCGATCGAGAACTCCATCGAGGGGTCGGTGCTACCCACCCTGGATGCCCTGGCCATCGGCTCGCCGTTGCAGGTGTACGCCGAGACCACCTTGGACGTGTCCTTCAGCATCGTCGTCGCGCCCGGCATGGACGCCGCGGCGGTGCGTACCGTGGCCGCCTTCCCCGTGGCCGCCGCCCAGGTGCGCCGCTGGCTGGCCGAACACCTGCCGCAGGCCGCGGTGGTTCCGGCCATCTCCAATGCCGGTGCTGCCGAAGATGTTTCGCAGGGACGCGCCGATGCGGGGGTGAGCACGGCGCTGGCTGCCGACCTCTACGGGCTGAGCGCACTGGCACACGGGGTGGTCGACGAGGCCACTGCCCGCACCCGGTTCCTGCTCGTCGGCGCCCCCGGGCGGCCACCGGCGCGTACCGGAGCCGACCGCACCTCGGTGGTGCTGCGCCTGGAGAACGTGCCCGGGGCCCTGGTGAGCGCGCTGCTCGAGTTCGGCGTCCGCGACATCGACCTGACCCGCATCGAGTCGCGCCCCACCCGCGTCGAGCTGGGCACCTACGTCTTCTTCCTGGACTGTGTGGGACACATCGAGGATTCCGCCGTCGCAGCGGCACTCACAGCGCTGCACCGTCGTTGTGCGGATGTGCGATATCTCGGATCATGGCCGACCGGATCGGCCGCAGGAGCCCTGCCACCCCGACTGGACGAGGCCGCCGCCTGGCTGGCCCGGCTCAAGGAGGGCCGGGCATGAGCGGACGGCTGATCCTGCTGCGGCACGGCCAGACCTACGGCAACGTCGAGAAACGGCTGGACACCCGGCCGCCTGGCGCCGAGCTGACCCCGCTGGGCCGCGACCAGGCCCGCGCCTTCGCCCGCGCTCGCCAGGACCCGCCAGGCCTGCTGGTCCATTCGGTGGCCACCCGCGCCCGTCAGACCGCCGGGGAGGCCGGCGGGCTGTTGCAGGTGGCTCCCCGCGAGTGCGACGGTCTGCACGAGGTGCAGGTCGGGGAGTTGGAGAACCGCAACGACGACGAGGCCATCGAGCAGTTCGGCCAGGTCTATCAGCGTTGGCACGAGGGGGACCTGGACGCGGCGATGCCCGGCGGGGAGAGCGGCAGCGATGTCCTGGCCCGCTACGTCCCGGTGGTGACGGACCTGCGGATGCGCTACCTGGACAACCACGATTGGACCGACGACATCGTGGTGGTCAGCCACGGTGCCGCCATCCGGCTGGTGGGCGCGGTGCTGGCCGGCGTCGACGGCGGCTTCGCGCTGGACAACCATCTGGCCAACACCGAGTTCGTGGCGTTGGCGCCGATCACCGACGGCCGATGGAGCTGCCTGCAGTGGGGATCACTGACCCCGCCGTTCTATCCGGAACCGGACGCCGACGCGGTTCAGGAAGCCCGAACGGCCGCCGACCCGATGGGCTGAGCACATTCGCAGCCCACGGCGTCGCAGTCGACGACGAACGCATGCGCCATGATCTCCGGTGTGGTGCACTGGTCCTCGGTGCAATCCGAGCGGAGCAGTGCGTGCACGATCAACGTGCCGGTGCAGTCTGCTTCCATGCCTTCAGTTCCTACCACCACGGCCTGACAGAACAGTGGCGGCGCGCCCCTCAGGCCCAGCCGAGTTCATGCAGCCGTTCGTCGTCGATGCCGAAATGGTGTGCCACCTCGTGGATCACGGTGATCGCCACCTCGTCGACCACCTGCTGCTCGCTGTCACACATCTGCAGCAGGGCGCCCCGGTAGATGGTGATGGTGTCGGGCAGCGAGCCGGCGTAGAAGGAGTCGCGCTCGGTCAGGGCGACGCCCTCGTAGAGCCCCAGCAGGTCGGGCTCTTCGAGGTTGCGGTCCTCTACCAGCACCACCACGTTGTCGAACGCCGCGGCGAGCTCCGCCGGAATGAGGTCGAGGGCATCGGAGACCAACTCGTCGAACCTCTTGCGGCTCATCCGGACTGCCATCGGCGTCAGGCCGGGGGCGGCAGGACCGGTGCGGGCGGGGCCGGAACGGGTTCCACCGGAGCGGGGGCCGGCGGCGGAGCCAGGGGATCAGGCGCAGGCGCGGGCGCGGGCGGCGGCACCGGTGCGGCCGGCGGCGGCACGACTTCGGGTGCGGGGGCGGGCGCGTCCGGGGGCGGCGGGTTGAAGACGTTGCCCGACGGCGGCGGGGCCGGGGCGGTTGTCTCGGTGACCTGACCCGGCATGTGCTGACTCGGGTCGCGCTCGGTGGTGGTGGCGGTGGTGCCGCTGCTGCTCGAATCCGAGCCCCCGTAGGAGCTCGAGTCGTCGGGGTAGTACTGCTGCGTCGGCTCGGTGAACTCGATGGGCGGCAGGTTCAGCCGTTCGGCCGGGATGTCCGGCGGCGGTACCGGCGGCTGGCCGTTGATCAGCAGCGGGCCCTTGGCGCTGTTGAGCAGCGTCGCCCAGCCGCCGTTGCCCAGGGTGGCGCCGACACTGCACGACACCTGGTGGCTGCCCGCGGTCCAGCTGGGCATCGAGATGGTGCTGTAGATCAGCGTCAGCGTGGTGGTGCGCAACTGGATCGGCGCCAGATAGGCGTCGGTCATCGTGGTGCAGGATTCCTTGATGAAGGCGTCCTGGTCGGCCTCGGGCGGCAGTCCCGGTCCGGGGAACCGCTGCGCCAGGTCCAGCGACCCGGTGATCTCCATGGCGTGCGGCGCCGCGCAGTCCACCGGGATGTCGGTGGGCTGGTTGGTGGCCGGGTCGATCCCCAGACAGGTTCCCGCCGGCCACACCTTCGACTGGTCCACCTCAGCGACCCGGCCCTGGAAGGCGAGCTGCTGGTTGTCCGGGCCCGGCAGTTGCAGACCGCACAACATCCGGCGTTCGCCGGACTGCCGCCAGGCCTTGTCACCCGACCACAGCATGCCGATGGTGAACCGGCTATTCGGGTCGTACCGCGGGCCCAGATAACGGCGCACCGCCACCTGGCACTGCTCCTGGCTGATCTGCTGGATGCGCGTCGGTGAGGGCGGCGCGGCGTCGGGGCCGTACTCGGAGCCCGGGAAGGTGCTCATGTCCACCGACTCGGCGACCTCGAAGCGGTGCTCCTGGGCGCAGTCCACCACCTCGGCGTCATCGGGGGTGGTGTTGGGCCAGTTCAGGCAGTCTCCGGGGTTGGCCTCGTTGAACGTCTTGGTGCCCTTGGAACCGGCGATGGGAATGATGTCGGAGTCCAGGTAGCCCACCAGGCCGTTGCCGGACCCGCTGAGCGGCAGCGCGGTGATGACGCCGGCGATCAGCAGTGCGCCGAGCGCGGTCAGCAGTAGCGCCCGCCGCGTGGCTCGGGCCTGCAGAGTGCGCAGCCAATCGAACCGCTTGCGTTGGGGCTGGTCAGGGGCCGCTTCCGGCGCGTCGGATACTTCGGACATCCGCTCCATTGTGACAGGCGTGTCAGGTGCTGTGACAAGTGATGCGAATGTAACGTTATGTGGTTGTGTCGGGGCGTGCCGATGCCAACCGCCCCGCCCTGACCGGGTCTCCCCGACAAAAGTAGGGTTGGCGGGCGTGATCGACTTGAAGGTGCTGCGCGACGACCCCGATCTCGTCCGCCGTTCTCAGACCAGCCGTGGTGAGGATCCCGCCCTGGTCGATGCGCTCCTGGCCGCAGATGCCGCACGGCGCTCGGCGATCTCCACCGCCGACGATCTGCGTGCCGAGCAGAAGGCCGTCAGCAAGCGGGTCGGGGCGGCCTCGCCCGAGGAGCGTCCTGCCGTGCTGGCACAAGCCAAGGAGCTGGCCGCCCAGGTCAAGGCCGCCGAGGCCGAGCAGGCCGAGGCCGAGCGGGCCTTCGTGACCGCGCACATGGCGATCTCCAACGTGGTGATCGACGGGGTGCCGGCCGGCGGCGAGGACGACTTCGTGGTGCTCGACACCGTGGGGACACCGCCCGACATCGAGAACCCGAAGGACCATCTGGAACTCGGCGAGACGCTGGGCCTGCTCGACATGGAGCGCGGCGCCAAGGTCTCGGGTTCGCGGTTCTACTTCCTGACCGGACGCGGCGCCCTGCTGCAACTGGGCCTGCTGCAGCTGGCCGTGCGGGTGGCCACCGAGGCCGGCTTCACGCTGATGATCCCGCCGGTGCTGGTGCGTCCGGAGATCATGCGGGGCACCGGGTTCCTGGGCGCCCACGCCGACGAGATCTATCACTTGGAGGAGGACGACCTCTATCTGGTGGGCACCTCGGAGGTACCGCTGGCGGGTTACCACTCCGACGAGATCCTGGACCTGTCGCGCGGGCCGATGCGCTACGCCGGATGGTCGTCGTGCTTCCGCCGCGAAGCGGGCAGTTACGGCAAGGACACCCGCGGCATCATCCGGGTGCACCAGTTCGACAAGGTGGAGGCTTTCGTCTACTGCAAGCCGGAGGACGCCGAGGCCGAGCACCAGCGCCTGCTCGGGTGGCAGCGCGAGATGCTGGCCAAGATCGAGGTGCCCTACCGCGTGATCGACGTCGCCGCGGGTGATCTGGGTTCCTCGGCCGCCCGCAAGTTCGACTGCGAGGCGTGGGTGCCCACCCAGCAGACCTACCGCGAGCTGACCTCGACGTCGAACTGCTCGACGTTCCAGGCCCGCCGGCTGTCCACCCGCTACCGCGACGACAACGGCAAGCCCCAGATCGCGGCCACCCTCAACGGCACCCTGGGCACCACCCGGTGGCTGGTGGCCATCCTGGAGAACCATCAGCAACCCGACGGCAGTGTGCGTGTGCCGGCGGCCCTGGTCCCCTACGTCGGCACGGAGGTTCTGACAGCATGATCGATCTGGCTCTGGACGACCTGCGCTCCTGGTTCGGTTTCGGCGTGGCGGGCAACTTCGCCGGTCACCTCGAACAGGCCGGGGAGGCAGCCGATTTCGTGACCGTCGCATCAGTTGGGGACGCGCCCAAGGGGATCTTCCCGTGGTACGCACCAGGCGTCGACGGGTTCTTGTCGCAGTTCCCGCTGTCCCATGACGCCATCGTGCTGCCCGCCAGCGACGAGCCACTGAACCTCCAGATCGAACCCGAGGTGGGACTGGCGTGCCGGGTGGTCTGGGAGGGTGACACCGTGGTGACGCTGCAGCCGTTCGCCTTGGGTGCCTTCAACGACTGTTCGATCCGCCGGCCCGGGGCACCCAAGATCAGCCACAAGAAGAACTGGGGCCCGGCGTCGAAAGGCGTTGCCGCACAGTTCTTCGACATCTCCGACCTGACCCCGGACGGACCCACCGCCACCCTGCGGCTGGTGTGCCACCTGCGCGACTCCTCGGGCGAGGAGCACGCCTACGGCGTGGACAGCCCGCTGCTCGGTTACTCCTACTACGGCGAAGTGCTCCTGGACTGGATCGTTGAGCGACTGGCGAACCAGAAGGGCTCACCGGAGACGCCGTTGGAAGATGTCGGCGCGCTGATGGTGGCGGCGGGGCGGCCCGAGAACGTGCTGATCGGCATCGGCGCCACCCGCTACACCGAACTCGGCGAGTCGACGTTCCTGCAACCCGGCGACCAGGCCATCGTCCGGGTCTACGACACGGCCTCCGAGGCGTTCTCCGAACTGCGGCAGACGGTGTCGGCGGCCGGTTCGTAGGAAATACATCGGCGAGCGGGAGGTAGCGATGGCAGGGCGGACAACGGTGTCGCAGCTGTGGCGCTTCCCGGTGAAATCCATGGGCGGTGACCAGGTCACCCGGTTGCGGGTGGACCGACGCGGCGCCCACGCCGACCGGCTCTGGGCGGTGCGTGATCTCGAGAACGACATCACCGCCTCGGCGCGGCGGATCCCGGCGCTGCTGGGTGCGGTGGCGCGCTACACCGCCGAGCCGGGGCCGGATGCGGGGCCCGGTAATGCCCCTGAGGTGGTCATCACCCTGCCCGGCGGCGAGGACGTCTCCAGCAGTGACCCCACTGTGCACGAACGGCTTTCGGAGTTCGTCGACCGTGACGTGCGGCTGATGCCGCTGCCGCCGCTGTCGGATACCACCGCCCACCGGCTCTCGGTGCGGCAGAGCAAGGCGAACTTCGCCGCTGCCGAGGTGCGCCGCGACTTCGGCCTCGACGACTCCGAGGCGCTGCCCGACACGTCGGTGTTCACCACCAAGCAGATCCTGACCCTGGCCCGGTTCTCCACGCCGCCGGGCACTTTCGTCGATCTCAGTGCGATGCACCTGATGAGCACCACCAGCTTGGCATCGCTGTCGCCCGACGGTGCCGGCTACGACGTCCGCCGGTTTCGGCCCACCGTGCTGGTGGCCGTTGCGGAGCCGGATGACGACTACCCGGAGACGGCCTGGGTGGGTGCCACGGTGCAGATCGGCACCGCCACCGTGTCCGTCACCGTCCCCACCATCCGCTGTGTGGTGCCCACCCGCCCGCAACCGGGTCTGGAGACCGACCGGGCACTGACCCGGCAGCTGGCCGAGCGCACCAACCGCTTCCTCGGGGTGTACGCCGACGTGACCGCAGCGGGGCTGCTGCAGGTCGGCGACGAGCTGCGGGTGCGCCGGCCGCAGCCTCCGGGGGCGCTGCGGGCCGCGGCGTCGGCGGCCGGCAAGGCTGCGGTCCGTCGCGCCCAGTGGGTGCTGGAGAAGACGGTCCTACGGCAGAGCTGACCATGGCCAAGTCGTTCACGCTGGTGCAGCTGCGCTACTTCACCGTGGTCGCCCGGCTGGAGAACATGCGGGCCGCGGCCTACGAACTCAATGTCACTCAGTCCACCCTCTCCGCGGCCATCGGCCAACTGGAGCGCGAGGTGGGGGTGCAGCTGTTCCACCGCCGGTCCAACCGCGGACTGCGGCTCACCCCGGCTGGGCGGCGACTGCTGGTGGGGGCCCGATCGGTGCTCGAGGACGCCGATCTGCTGTACCACTCGGTGCGGGCCGAGCGCGAGGAGTTGGCCGGTGACCTGGTGGCCGGCATCTTCTCGCCGCTGGCACCGTTTCTGGCGCCCCGCATTTTGACCGAATTCGAGCGGCGCCATCCGCAGGTGAAGCTGAGCTTTCTGGAGGTCGATCAGGAGCGCCTGATCCGCGCGCTCGCCGAGGGCACCTGCGAGACGGCGTTGATGTACGACCTGGGGCTGGGCACCGAGTACGCCTACGAGGTGCTGCAGCGGGTGCCGCCACACCTGCTGGTCGCCGAGGACCACCCCCGCGCCGCCACTCCCGATCAGCCGGTGCACCTGCGGGATTTCGAGGCCGAGCCGTTCATCCTGCTGGACCTCAAACACAGCCGCGAGTACTACCTCGACATCTTCAAACGGCTGCAGATCCGGCCGCGGATCCGGCATCTGGTGTCGGGATACGAGACGGTGCGCTCCTACGTCAGCATGGGCCACGGCTACTCGCTGCTGAACTGGCGGCTGTCGCGCGATGTCACCTATGCCGGCGGTCGGGTGGTGTCGCTCGAGCTGGCTGACGACCTGCCGCCCACCGAGTTGGTGCTGGTGCGGCTGCGCGGCGGGCGGGCCACCCGCAAATCCCTCGCCTTCCAGGAGATCTGCATCGAGCTGCTGGCGGATTACTAACAGGTGATCGATTCTGTCGATCAGTGTGACCACTCTTTTTCGTTGGACTCGTTCGACGGCTGCCCGTGACACTGAGGTCGTGCAAACACACGACGACGACGCCGTTGCGGCCGCGTCCACCGCCACCGCGCCGAATACGAGTTCCGGCATGCAGAAGCGAGTGCTGGCCGGCGGCAGCATCGGCCAGTTCATCGAGTTCTACGACTTCACCCTCTACGGGTTGTCCGCGGTCACGTTGTCGCACTTGTTCTTTCCCAGCGAGAACGCCCTGGCGGGGCTGCTGGCCACGTTCGCCACCTTCGGCGTCGCGTTCCTGGCGCGCCCGTTCGGCGGGCTGTTCTTCGGCGCTCTGGGCGATCGGATCGGCCGGCGCAAGGTCTTGTTCGTCACCCTGCTCTCGATCGGCCTGGCCACCACGCTGATCGGGCTGCTGCCCACCTACGCGACCATCGGGGTGTTCGCACCCATCC from Mycolicibacterium tokaiense includes the following:
- a CDS encoding glycerophosphodiester phosphodiesterase, translated to MQHSGMRSADEVHDGGDVGGHPFVVAHRGASADRPEHTLAAYELALQEGADGVECDVRLTQDGHLVCVHDRRIDRTSNGTGLVSEMTLAQLRELDFGSWHSNGAHANTGLLTLDDLVSLVLDWNRPVKLFIETKHPVRYGALVESKVLALLHRYGIAAPASADRSRAVVMSFSAAAVWRIRRAAPLLPTVLLGETSRYLGGSAATTVGATAVGPSITTLREHPELVDRAAAQGRALYCWTVDHYEDVGFCRDVGVAWIATNHPGRTKTWLQDGLTGAGRDN
- a CDS encoding ferritin, which encodes MTSPDAQHTKFLGLLTDQIRNEFTASQQYIAVAVYFDDADLPQLAKHFYRQAVEERNHAMMLVRYLVDRDIHAEIPGIDAVRNDFATPRAAIEMALAQERTVTEQITNLAAAARDEGDYLGEQFMQWFLKEQVEEVASMTTLLRIAERAGDNLFHLEDFVAREMPAADGADATAPAAAGGAL
- a CDS encoding LCP family protein; the protein is MNDERRPPPPVPPRRPHPQQLPPIREPSQVIRREPAHRPPPPPPPPQQRRPPPPPPPPRRPPPQRPVAPPPPQRPPTAKRRRRIPIVRLLLTLVLVAVLAIAGVGFWVETSLHRIPALADYPGRPDAGRGTNWLLVGSDSRANLSPEQQATLATGGDVGNGRTDTIMVVHIPGLGSSAPTTMVSLPRDSYVEIPGYGSDKINAAFAVGGPQLLAQTVELATGLHLDHYAEVGFDGFADIVDALGEVTVCPPEPVDDPLAGINLPAGCQAVDGAQALGYVRSRATARADLDRMTNQRQFMSALLARAAAPAVWLNPWRWYSVPAAAVGALTVDDNDHLWNLARLGWALRGDTTTLTVPIGEYTSNGSGDVVIWDQTAAPELFAALASDGAIPQSALDTQP
- a CDS encoding CPBP family intramembrane glutamic endopeptidase, which encodes MKIEIAVVLAVTFGLSAITATLRLTDFVLRGLADQSVALNPRRSYFDLIDMALNLAAVAQLVAWGALAVYLLWRSGFTPARIGIGRFRLRPDLLGGLGLAALIGIPGLGLYVAARALGVSAEVVPTQLSDTWWRVPMLIAAAFANGWAEEVIVVGYLLNRLDQLGVNPVKAVVASSLLRGAYHLYQGFGAGVGNVVMGLVFGYAYRRWGRLWPLIIAHGVIDVVAFVGYALLAQHLGWLAPERDISSLR
- a CDS encoding DUF2470 domain-containing protein translates to MTAVTSSGPTTAERVRSACVRAGSALLALEGVDPESTPVHHLMADGSFATLVPTGSVAAARVCSAGTGGVQAVLELTDYAPLPLREPVRSLVWIRGRLVPVPPSTVRATLDLIAAEHPAPVLLQVGTDFTLLRLEVESVVVADSTGAEAVGVSSLLAAEPDPFCSMETCWLRHIDSDHRDVVARLAGRLPGPMRRGRVRPLGLDRYGVRLRVEGDDGDHDVRLPFAKPVDDVTALSQAIRVLMGCPFVNGLRARQS
- the pheA gene encoding prephenate dehydratase, giving the protein MVGVAYLGPRGTFSQAALNQMASAGLIPGADLNSENGGVEPRSVDSTPAALDAVRTGAAEYACVPIENSIEGSVLPTLDALAIGSPLQVYAETTLDVSFSIVVAPGMDAAAVRTVAAFPVAAAQVRRWLAEHLPQAAVVPAISNAGAAEDVSQGRADAGVSTALAADLYGLSALAHGVVDEATARTRFLLVGAPGRPPARTGADRTSVVLRLENVPGALVSALLEFGVRDIDLTRIESRPTRVELGTYVFFLDCVGHIEDSAVAAALTALHRRCADVRYLGSWPTGSAAGALPPRLDEAAAWLARLKEGRA
- a CDS encoding histidine phosphatase family protein, with translation MSGRLILLRHGQTYGNVEKRLDTRPPGAELTPLGRDQARAFARARQDPPGLLVHSVATRARQTAGEAGGLLQVAPRECDGLHEVQVGELENRNDDEAIEQFGQVYQRWHEGDLDAAMPGGESGSDVLARYVPVVTDLRMRYLDNHDWTDDIVVVSHGAAIRLVGAVLAGVDGGFALDNHLANTEFVALAPITDGRWSCLQWGSLTPPFYPEPDADAVQEARTAADPMG
- a CDS encoding metallopeptidase family protein; amino-acid sequence: MAVRMSRKRFDELVSDALDLIPAELAAAFDNVVVLVEDRNLEEPDLLGLYEGVALTERDSFYAGSLPDTITIYRGALLQMCDSEQQVVDEVAITVIHEVAHHFGIDDERLHELGWA
- a CDS encoding septum formation family protein, whose amino-acid sequence is MERMSEVSDAPEAAPDQPQRKRFDWLRTLQARATRRALLLTALGALLIAGVITALPLSGSGNGLVGYLDSDIIPIAGSKGTKTFNEANPGDCLNWPNTTPDDAEVVDCAQEHRFEVAESVDMSTFPGSEYGPDAAPPSPTRIQQISQEQCQVAVRRYLGPRYDPNSRFTIGMLWSGDKAWRQSGERRMLCGLQLPGPDNQQLAFQGRVAEVDQSKVWPAGTCLGIDPATNQPTDIPVDCAAPHAMEITGSLDLAQRFPGPGLPPEADQDAFIKESCTTMTDAYLAPIQLRTTTLTLIYSTISMPSWTAGSHQVSCSVGATLGNGGWATLLNSAKGPLLINGQPPVPPPDIPAERLNLPPIEFTEPTQQYYPDDSSSYGGSDSSSSGTTATTTERDPSQHMPGQVTETTAPAPPPSGNVFNPPPPDAPAPAPEVVPPPAAPVPPPAPAPAPDPLAPPPAPAPVEPVPAPPAPVLPPPA
- the serS gene encoding serine--tRNA ligase, with amino-acid sequence MIDLKVLRDDPDLVRRSQTSRGEDPALVDALLAADAARRSAISTADDLRAEQKAVSKRVGAASPEERPAVLAQAKELAAQVKAAEAEQAEAERAFVTAHMAISNVVIDGVPAGGEDDFVVLDTVGTPPDIENPKDHLELGETLGLLDMERGAKVSGSRFYFLTGRGALLQLGLLQLAVRVATEAGFTLMIPPVLVRPEIMRGTGFLGAHADEIYHLEEDDLYLVGTSEVPLAGYHSDEILDLSRGPMRYAGWSSCFRREAGSYGKDTRGIIRVHQFDKVEAFVYCKPEDAEAEHQRLLGWQREMLAKIEVPYRVIDVAAGDLGSSAARKFDCEAWVPTQQTYRELTSTSNCSTFQARRLSTRYRDDNGKPQIAATLNGTLGTTRWLVAILENHQQPDGSVRVPAALVPYVGTEVLTA